TATATGTCATCTAATTAAAATGACTAAAACCAGTATAAAAAACCTATATGAGTATGTAGCATTACATATAAGTTTTTTGTATGTTATGGGATATAATGTCATCGTaaactatattttatttatattttttctacAATAATTCTTATATATTAGTCTATGAAACTTACAATAGcagtatataaaatacatacTTTTTATGTATGAATTCATACAAAATCATACATGTGTCCATAGCCAAAAACATATAAATCACATATTGAAGTGACATGACTTCATTTGACACTATACTGACACTGAAATAGGATCAAACTAAATTACAAACTAGCACAGACTGCCTGGTCAGAATCTATAACAACTCATTTATACCATTACAATTCCCTTCCAGTTACATAAATGCAATCTGTAAATTCAGTCTTTCAATATCTGTAATACTGAAAACATGGCTGTTAGACAAACTTTTGAATTTAACAGACTTTATTAGCAGCGAACAATTATTACAGTGCAAACAATCTCCCCGTAATGGGTAACACCTGACTACAAATCAGTGTGACATAATAACAACAAAGAACTTAACTTCCAGGGGGATAGTATTGATTGAACAAGCAGATTAAGAACAATTTAAGATGATGCTGTGGACACagcaacatttctacttttggtCCGGAGCTCTGTGATCTTGCCATTGATTGTGGTTCCGATGCTGGAGAGCTGGGTCCCAGGCCACCTCTCAAGAGTTGCACCTACATatgaacatacacacacacaaataccatCTTAGTGCAATTGGTAgtctgaggaaggaaggaaggatcattatataatattaatataataatattaatgttaAATGGTGCCAGACTCTCTTGGTAGCAGTTCTATAGTAGCGTATGAAAGATAAATGGAGAGGCTCACTGAAAAGCAAGATATCACACTATATGACCTTTGATGAATAAATGCCTTTATCACATGAAAGAATATACCTCAGACTAGAAAATGCTTATTGATTTATCTATAcatgttcatttgtttatttgcttttggACATCGAAGATACTCCAAAGGCACTTAAAACAGCAGAGAAAGGGGTAGCTTGCAATGGCATTTCATGATTAGATCAATATTACACTTATATATGATCTATAATAAAAGATCAGATCAGAAGATCAGACAATATTCTATGAATTATGTTCTTCCATTTGGTAGCGGCATTTCTTCATTAACGGTTATACGACAGATATGTTGGATAGTATAGATATGTTCTCTATGCATCTCCCATAGAATTCAACTCAACTGTTACTAAAGTCTGGCACTGCAGAATGTTGGTATGATGACACTGCTTTTAGGTTCCTTGTTTGAAATCATGAGATACAAAAAAGCATGGACTACTGGCAAAacacataacataaaaagctgAAAACGTACTGTAAATGgcatccaatttttttttgtccagtgGTAGACGAGCATCTCCTCCGCCTCGTTTGCCCCCTCGAAGATTGCTCAACAGCAGTATCTCCAGTGGGAAGACTGCTGTGAGCAGATGCCTCACAAATACTGTAGCTGAATTTGCATTGAGGGCATAGGTCCACGCCAGTTTCTCAACCATGACTCCAGTCCCAGGATGGATCTCCACCTGTTTAAACAAGGAGACAGGGTGAGCATTTAGGGATCAAATACGAATGTTTTGTTCCGCCCAAGACACTTTAGACATAAAAGCAAATTAGATCAGTCATACTCATTAAAGATATTCTGACAAGCAGTAGACCTAATTTATgcactgtatttatttattcttaagaagaaaaaaaaaaatcaccttagAAGACTGGGAGTCCGTCAGGGATGGAGTAACAGACTCAGACATGGAACTGGGCGGGGTAGATCTGGGGAGGGATGGCGATGAATTTGCCGATGAAGAATAGGAACTTTGGGGGGGCAGCGGTGGTGTGGTAAGGTCCGAATCAAGGATATTCTTCATGGTCCGTAGGATTTCTGGCACATCTGTACACAGTAcatcagaaacaaacaaaacaaacaaacaaaaaggctATCATTATTCTTATTCAATACAaagtacaatataatacagtaacAGGGCTCTCAAGTTTCATGAAAAGTTTGTAGTGAGATTACATCTATTAGGGCTGGAGCGACTTGAAATTCTGCGTTTTGGCAGCAGCGGCCCCCGGGCCCAATCCAGACTCCCAATTATTTTTGCTACTTAAAAACCAGTTCAAGTTTACATACTGTTTATAATTGACCAGCATAAATAGAAACGAAAAGAATGGGGTAATCCAATAAGACGAATCcagctaaataaaataaattgttttattaaatacatttaataaaaaacccaacaacaaaTGGATAATAAGTAAGACACTTTTCACAACAGCGGGGctcaacgtgtgtgtgtgtgtgtgtgtgtgtgtgtgtgtgtgtgtgtgtgtgtgtgtgtgtgtgtgtgtgtgtgtgtgtgtgtgtgtgtgtgtgagaatgcgTGGATTTCAGTTTATGAATGGTGTTGTGTGTTTTAAGTGTTTGCAGCAGATTTTGATGCCTTGATGACAGAGCTAGGGGGCTCCCATTTAAAGCACTGTGGCTCAAGGCCAGCCATTTTCACAGTCATGATGGATGAGAGCGTTCCATCCAGGGCCAAACTGTttcttgttttggttttgttcagTCCCACCATGGAGAACACTCTCCGCATCTGCATTGGAGTGTGGAAGCACTAACACCAGTTTGGCAATCTCAGACAGCCGTCCAAATCTGCTCAAACCAGTCACCTTTGAAAAAATGTACCAAGGAGGCCTAATTACACTCTTAAATATTTGCATTTATAAAGTTGATAAAGTAAATGTGTGTGTCAGATGGTGCCGAATATTTCTTACCCTGTTCTTCAGTGGTGACATATTCCTCCAGAAAGCCTCAGTGtcaaacgtggctgggtcttggGGCATAGGGATGTCCATCAGTTGATAGTCCAGGAACTCCTCACTGAGCTGATCGTGCTCTTGGGGTCTGTGGAATGGAAGCAGTTCAGGAAACCTAAAGAACACAATGTGTACTGAATTGATAAAGCTACAGTAGGAGAAACAACAAGGTTTGTTTTTCAGATGTGATCATCAAACTTCACAATCTATTCAAAATGTGAAACCCAGTTGCAGTTGGTTTGAATGGTCCTTGTATTGGATTTCATGAACTTCTTGGTTCTGCAGAGCTGCAAGCTTCAGAAACTTTGCACACAACTTGCGGATGAACTTTGTCATCTACAAAGTtgtaattcagaaaagattttcaAATGACATTTGAACAATATGTATGAGCAAATGGAAAAATTACCAAGTACAGCACATTATTTGCAGAAGCATAGCTCAACCCTTCCATTTTACCTCTTCATGTAGAAGGAAGATTGAGGACTTCTCTCTCTGGAGTAGGAGGTTTAAGGTGGAGAAGGCTGGCAATGTTGCTTGGTAGAAGAGGAGGTACACCTCTGTTAATGGGTTAGAAAATACATCCACCAGCCTTCTAAACCTTGGTTGTTTCTCATCTGTGAATACAAAAGCATAGGTTGTGCATaccaaatatgtttacattTCAGTCTTGTAGTAATCTTGCATTTGTGTCAGTGAAATATGCAGCTTACTTAATGACTTGAAGTAGCTGGTGAGTGGCTCATACTGCTGCAGAAGGCGAGTCAAACACCTCTCCAGGCTCAGCCAACGAATGGAAATGTGTTGAAGTATTTCCATGTACTCGCTTCCATGGAACTCACAGAATTCTGTGACAAGAATGTAACATCCTAAATTTCAGTCTAATGGAAGTCTTCTGCATGTCGTTTGTACTACACTGGTGCTGTTTAAATCACAAACCTGACAGGTAACCCTTACGGTTGGTGCTACCCTTAAACCAGTATCCAACATCCACAGCCAGATCCTCTGGATCAAATCCAGTCACCTGCAATACATGATGTTTTATAATGACATTACATTCAATCACATCACAGATTCATTACACCACATTTTAACAAACTATTTAACCTGGGATTAGGGATTAGCTCTTtacaaacagtaaaaaatagGCACACTTTCTGTTCATCGTTTACTCTTTACTCTTCAGACTAAAACTATAATCCAGTGGTGGACCGTCAGGGCCGTCTAGACCTTCTCTGAAGGCCTAAATATGGTGTCTTTAATAATACTTTAGTTTACCTATTGTTAGACTTATCTGAGTTTATACATATTGCCGGGTTGCATTAGAACAAGTATAAGCAcctgtttatttactttacatTGAGTTGACTGTGTGGCTGTGGCTTAATCCACAGACATGTAGCTCTGTTTCGTTATGGTTTGTGGAGAAAGCACTGGCTTAGAATAGGGGAGAGCTGCTCTCCAAGCTCAAATAACGTTATACACAATTGTGGGCTATTTGGGTAGACAAACTCACATATAAGGATTGGAAAAATACATGATTACTGTTTTCTAgggctgtcaagcgattaattTTTCTTTAAGCGTGATTAATGGCTGAATTTCAGTAATTAATCACATATTTGCATGTATAAAATTCTATTATTTTGCATTTCACAACAGTTTTTAAGACCATATTAACAATGTAAAGCAACTCTTACCAGTGTATGTTAATTGGGAATCAAATGAATGCAAAGAAAGTTACTTTATGAACTCAACTTTTGGATTTATTTCAAATAGAACACACATAAATTGTGGTTTATTTGGTAGTGTGActcattttaatttgatttgcatCATTAGGTTTCCATACAAAACAGGTGCACCAGCTTCCCACGCTATTCTTTTTTGGTCAATAAACCAAGCATCAGTGAAGGCCAGACTACAAAACCGCCGCTGAATTAATAAAACCAACATTAGGAGACCCAATAAGTGAAGACTTACAGTTTGCCAATGGCTAACCAAGTGAATGATAATAAATTAAGTAGTTACCTACCATTTTACCTTGCTTTGCTTTTCCAACTCGTCTGCAACCTGTGCGTGCACGCGCATCCACGGAACGAGCACGCAGCGGGGGAAAAAACTGCCCAGCAACAAGACatactattttctgattggctggtaggTCGCTGACGCGGGACCGCTGTAAACTCAGCAGAGAAATCTCACCCGTTACGTCTTAATTTCTGTGCGCTCGAATTTATGACTTTTCAGCATGAGAAATGTCAGGTGTGGCGTGTGAGCGTGTGAACTGGTTGAAATGCGTGTGTCTCACGCTCAATGCGTGAGACTTGAGAGCCCTAAATACAGTGTGAAgtgatttagaaaaaaatgtattagttAACAAATGGTTTAATGAGTGATATGAACCAATACCTTGAACAACCATCTCCTTCAATTTAGCATTCTCTTCTTTCAGGTCTTTGATCTCCCGCTTTAATACAAATATTGTCTTTCTCAGACTTCTGTCATCTGAAGTAGGCTCTGAACGACAGTACTTCTCAAGGAAATCTTCTGCAGGGTCCTTTCTTGTGAGAGCCTTTGACTTCTGGGTGTCCAGAGAAAGGAAAATAGAATAATTacatagaaaataaaaaccaagCTGATGGTGGCGTTTAGCAGCTTAACTGTACAGACAACAGATTCAGTATCAAAAATTATTAATCCTGTGCATTTTTTAAAGCTAGATAGTAATGGTTATTATCTAGTAGTGCAAACCACTTACACAATATGCTGACATGATTTCACTGAGAAATATGGTAATCACAAAAGAGTTCAAAGTAAATTGATATCACCTTGACGTGCAATGACTGAGTCAGAATCTGAGTCTCGGTGTCAGTTGAGTTATCAGAATCATCCTGATATTTTTGAGGGGGGACTGATACCCTCTTGGTCAGCTCTAGAGGTTCATCTTCCTTCAGCAGTGACTTAAATTTACGGGTTGCCTCAAAACGAGTAGCTAGAGAACAATATAGTATCAATAACACTGCAAACTAAGTAATCATCATATGTACTGCACAACAAATGTGGCAAAGACTCAGCAGGCAATTTagcacacaatttaaaacagggTGAATCTTGCCCTATTTATGTTTGGACACTAAAAACGTATTCTGTTACAATACagtagaccaggggtgtcaaaatGATTCCTGAAAGGGCCGTGTGGCGGCAGGTTTTTGCTCCAACCATGCAGAAACACAGCTGACTGGTTTCATTCAATCAACTGAACTGGTTCAGACCTTTAATGAAAACAACTAGTTGATTGATTGGTGGTTGGTTAAAGACATGGAGGGTAAAACTGCACCATCCCaacttccttcctctctcacgTGGGAAGGAAACATTGTATCGGATAACAAACGTATGATTGATATTTTTAACCAGCATTTTGTTCAAATTTCCACTCCACCTGGCTCTGTAACACCTCAGGACCCCTTCCCCAACCTCTCTCCTCTGAGTTCTCCTGACCTAGTCCCTACCCACAGCTTCTCCCTGCAGGATGTCTCTGTGAGGGAGGTTTTTGAAACCCTGAGCAAGCTTGACCCCAAAAAACCACCTGGGCCGGACGGTCTGGACCCCTTTTTTCTTAAAGTTGCAGCCCCTATTATTGCAGAACCCATCACCTACCTTTGCAACTTATCCATACAGTCAGCTGAACTTCCATCTGCCTGGAAGACGGCTTCAGTACGCCCCCTATTTAAAGGGGGAGATCAAGCTGACCCCAACTGCTACCGTCCTATCTCTATTTTACCATGCATAGCAAAAGTACTGGAGAGACTGATCTGCAAACAGCTGGTTCGCTTCCTGAACACCAACAATATTCTGTCTGATTTTCAATCTGGGTTTCGTGCAGGCCACAGCTGTGAGACTGCGACGCTCAAAGTACTTAATGACATCTTCAGTGCTCTGGACTCCAAGCAATACTGTGTGGCCGTCTTCATCGACCTGGCTAAGGCCTTTGACAACGTAGTACATAAACAACTTTTGGTTCGCCTCAACTCTATCGGTGCTTCAAACAGCTCGTTAGCCTGGTTCGAGAACTATCTCACTGGACGCACCCAATTTGTGAAATCTGACTGTAATTCCTCACAACCCCTGTCTATCTTaaatggtgttccacagggctcaATCTTAGCCCCAGTCCTATTCTCAATTTACATAAATGATATAGTTAAATCAGCTGCCAACTCATCTATTCACTTGTATGCCGACGACACAGTGCTCTATGCCACCGGTCCCTCCCCATGCAATCGCCCTGGAAACACTCCAACAGAGCTTCCAAGCCGTACAGTCTGGTTTCTCTGCCCTCGGCCTATccataaaccaaacagcaaaacCAAGGTCATGTGGTTTGGTCGTAAGCACGCTGTCCAAGATGGTACCATTCT
This window of the Cololabis saira isolate AMF1-May2022 chromosome 21, fColSai1.1, whole genome shotgun sequence genome carries:
- the LOC133421577 gene encoding uncharacterized protein LOC133421577, with amino-acid sequence MERKFAVVQWSEGEDSGKLSEVKTDTIRGYDDSKMDQHGNPISTYSAVIEWRHGKKPRGRWPHYRGTVVFVSGRSIYDVTVIKKWKHSELDQGAFGSGSERGAVTVTGFDPEDLAVDVGYWFKGSTNRKGYLSEFCEFHGSEYMEILQHISIRWLSLERCLTRLLQQYEPLTSYFKSLNEKQPRFRRLVDVFSNPLTEVYLLFYQATLPAFSTLNLLLQREKSSIFLLHEEVS
- the LOC133421576 gene encoding uncharacterized protein LOC133421576 — its product is MPQDPATFDTEAFWRNMSPLKNRVTGLSRFGRLSEIAKLVLVLPHSNADAESVLHDVPEILRTMKNILDSDLTTPPLPPQSSYSSSANSSPSLPRSTPPSSMSESVTPSLTDSQSSKVEIHPGTGVMVEKLAWTYALNANSATVFVRHLLTAVFPLEILLLSNLRGGKRGGGDARLPLDKKKLDAIYSATLERWPGTQLSSIGTTINGKITELRTKSRNVAVSTASS